Proteins from a single region of Syngnathus scovelli strain Florida chromosome 7, RoL_Ssco_1.2, whole genome shotgun sequence:
- the efhd1 gene encoding EF-hand domain-containing protein D1 isoform X2, with protein sequence MELKLMMEKLGAPQTHLGLKNMIKEVDEDFDGKLSFREFLLIFRRAAAGELQEESGLMALARLSEINVSTEGVSGAKDFFEAKMQALSVGSKFEAEIREEKEERKKQEMEKKERRAAFKELQSAFCS encoded by the exons ATGGAGCTCAAGCTGATGATGGAGAAGCTTGGTGCTCCACAGACTCACCTGGGCCTTAAGAACATGATCAAAGAGGTGGATGAGGACTTTGATGGTAAACTGAGCTTTCGAGAG TTTTTGTTGATCTTTCGAAGAGCAGCAGCGGGGGAGCTGCAAGAAGAGAGTGGTCTTATGGCACTGGCCAGACTGTCTGAAATCAACGTCTCCACAGAGGGAGTGAGTGGGGCCAAAGACTTTTTTGAAGCTAAG ATGCAGGCACTGTCTGTGGGCAGCAAGTTTGAGGCTGAGATCCGCGAGGAGAAGGAAGAACGCAAGAAacaggaaatggaaaaaaaagagaggcgaGCCGCTTTCAAAGAGCTGCAGTCGGCTTTTTGCTCATGA
- the kcnj13 gene encoding inward rectifier potassium channel 13 isoform X1: MVHSPVLCAGSLKMTTKSNSSVLDGKVSSTPLLSLPKRQRLVTKDGHCTLRPPLCSSGSWLGASSRAWLIALHDVWGQLVGLRWRWVLLAFCASFVAHWLLFACLWYLLAHINGDLDVLDHDAPPQGHVVCVKHITSFTAAFSFSLETQLTIGYGTMFPSGDCPSAIALLAVQMLLGLMLEAFITGAFVAKISCPQKRAGAIQFSHQGVVGQHQAQTCLMIRATNLLRRPLVDVKVSAVLYEEHEGQPLHQTSLDFYVDHLGQHPCPFFIFPLTFYHPLDRRSPLYPALRESTSHHFELVVFLSASQEGTGDTCQKRTSYLRQEIQFDRCFAPALGVDTCGRFVVSNHHFDTMHSKDPLDKDCVVQINGDGSDRME, encoded by the exons GATCTTTAAAGATGACAACCAAATCCAATAGCAGCGTTCTGGATGGCAAGGTGTCCTCCACCCCTCTTCTATCGTTACCAAAGCGACAACGTCTGGTCACCAAAGATGGACATTGCACCCTTCGTCCTCCGCTATGTTCCTCTGGCTCGTGGCTCGGAGCGTCGAGCCGAGCCTGGCTGATTGCCCTGCATGACGTTTGGGGACAGTTAGTGGGTCTGCGCTGGAGATGGGTCCTCTTAGCCTTCTGTGCATCCTTTGTGGCCCACTGGCTGCTGTTTGCTTGTCTTTGGTATTTGCTGGCCCACATCAATGGAGACTTGGATGTGCTGGATCATGACGCACCCCCGCAGGGGCATGTGGTTTGTGTGAAACACATCACCAGCTTCACCGCCGCTTTCTCATTCTCCCTTGAGACGCAGCTCACCATCGGCTATGGAACCATGTTCCCCAGTGGGGACTGTCCAAGTGCAATAGCACTACTGGCTGTACAGATGCTGCTGGGGCTCATGCTTGAAGCATTCATCACAG GTGCATTTGTGGCCAAGATATCTTGTCCTCAGAAGCGAGCCGGAGCCATCCAGTTCAGCCACCAAGGCGTGgtgggacagcaccaggcccaaaCTTGCCTCATGATACGGGCCACAAACCTGCTGCGGCGCCCTCTGGTTGATGTGAAGGTGAGTGCTGTGCTCTATGAGGAGCATGAAGGCCAACCTCTGCACCAAACCTCCCTGGACTTCTATGTGGACCACCTGGGCCAGCATCCCTGCCCTTTCTTCATCTTCCCACTCACCTTTTACCATCCCCTGGACCGCCGGAGCCCCCTCTACCCAGCCCTGCGTGAAAGCACATCCCATCACTTTGAGTTGGTGGTGTTCCTATCAGCCTCTCAGGAAGGAACAGGAGACACCTGCCAGAAGAGGACCTCCTATCTGCGCCAGGAGATCCAGTTTGACCGTTGCTTTGCACCTGCCTTGGGGGTGGATACCTGTGGAAGGTTTGTGGTGAGCAACCATCATTTTGACACTATGCACTCTAAGGACCCTTTGGACAAGGACTGTGTTGTGCAGATCAACGGTGATGGCAGCGACAGGATGGAGTAA
- the kcnj13 gene encoding inward rectifier potassium channel 13 isoform X2 — MTTKSNSSVLDGKVSSTPLLSLPKRQRLVTKDGHCTLRPPLCSSGSWLGASSRAWLIALHDVWGQLVGLRWRWVLLAFCASFVAHWLLFACLWYLLAHINGDLDVLDHDAPPQGHVVCVKHITSFTAAFSFSLETQLTIGYGTMFPSGDCPSAIALLAVQMLLGLMLEAFITGAFVAKISCPQKRAGAIQFSHQGVVGQHQAQTCLMIRATNLLRRPLVDVKVSAVLYEEHEGQPLHQTSLDFYVDHLGQHPCPFFIFPLTFYHPLDRRSPLYPALRESTSHHFELVVFLSASQEGTGDTCQKRTSYLRQEIQFDRCFAPALGVDTCGRFVVSNHHFDTMHSKDPLDKDCVVQINGDGSDRME, encoded by the exons ATGACAACCAAATCCAATAGCAGCGTTCTGGATGGCAAGGTGTCCTCCACCCCTCTTCTATCGTTACCAAAGCGACAACGTCTGGTCACCAAAGATGGACATTGCACCCTTCGTCCTCCGCTATGTTCCTCTGGCTCGTGGCTCGGAGCGTCGAGCCGAGCCTGGCTGATTGCCCTGCATGACGTTTGGGGACAGTTAGTGGGTCTGCGCTGGAGATGGGTCCTCTTAGCCTTCTGTGCATCCTTTGTGGCCCACTGGCTGCTGTTTGCTTGTCTTTGGTATTTGCTGGCCCACATCAATGGAGACTTGGATGTGCTGGATCATGACGCACCCCCGCAGGGGCATGTGGTTTGTGTGAAACACATCACCAGCTTCACCGCCGCTTTCTCATTCTCCCTTGAGACGCAGCTCACCATCGGCTATGGAACCATGTTCCCCAGTGGGGACTGTCCAAGTGCAATAGCACTACTGGCTGTACAGATGCTGCTGGGGCTCATGCTTGAAGCATTCATCACAG GTGCATTTGTGGCCAAGATATCTTGTCCTCAGAAGCGAGCCGGAGCCATCCAGTTCAGCCACCAAGGCGTGgtgggacagcaccaggcccaaaCTTGCCTCATGATACGGGCCACAAACCTGCTGCGGCGCCCTCTGGTTGATGTGAAGGTGAGTGCTGTGCTCTATGAGGAGCATGAAGGCCAACCTCTGCACCAAACCTCCCTGGACTTCTATGTGGACCACCTGGGCCAGCATCCCTGCCCTTTCTTCATCTTCCCACTCACCTTTTACCATCCCCTGGACCGCCGGAGCCCCCTCTACCCAGCCCTGCGTGAAAGCACATCCCATCACTTTGAGTTGGTGGTGTTCCTATCAGCCTCTCAGGAAGGAACAGGAGACACCTGCCAGAAGAGGACCTCCTATCTGCGCCAGGAGATCCAGTTTGACCGTTGCTTTGCACCTGCCTTGGGGGTGGATACCTGTGGAAGGTTTGTGGTGAGCAACCATCATTTTGACACTATGCACTCTAAGGACCCTTTGGACAAGGACTGTGTTGTGCAGATCAACGGTGATGGCAGCGACAGGATGGAGTAA